GTAGAAAAAAAGTAGGAATGAGTGAAGGAACAATTGTTGAAGTAAGAGAACTATTTTTTAACACCCCTGTTAGAAAAAAATTCTTAAAATCAGATACAACTGAATTAAGACAGATTTTAAATGTTTTTTTACCTTATGCTATTCTTTTTTACAATGTTGAATTTAAACTGATTCATAACAAAAGAGAAATTTTTTATTTACCGACAACTTCCGATTTAAAAGAAAGAGTAAAATCAGCAACAGGAATAAATTCAGATGAACTAATTTTAATAGAAAAAAAATTTGATAATTTTTCTGTAAATTTTTTACTCGGGAATATAAATATACAAAGACCAAGAAGGGATTTACAATTTCTTTATGTAAATAAAAGGCCTGTTTATAATTTTAACATTTTAAATTCCATAAACAGGGTATACAGAGCCATTTTACCTCCTGATGTATATCCTGCTTTTTTTATAATGATAGAAATAGACCCAGAAATGGTTGATGTAAATATCCACCCAACAAAAAGAGAAATAAAAATAAAAAATGAAAATGAAATTATAAAGTTAATCGGAGAGGAAATTTATTATACTCTTGTAGAAAAAGGAAAAGGGAAAAAAGTTGAAAGAAAGTCCGTTTATATTGAAAGAAAAGAAGAAGGTATTGAACCCCAGCCAATAAAAGAAAGGGGGATTTTTGATTTTAAGACAGAAGATAGAGAAGAGACAAAGGAAAAGGATAATTTAAAAAATAAGTTAAAAGACATAACTTTTATTGGTGTTTTGAAAAATAAATATATCTTTTTTCAAGGTGAAGAGACCCTTTTTGTTTTTGACCAGCATGCAGTCCATGAAAGAATAAATTATGAAAAGTTTTTAGCCCAGATTAAAAGTAAAAATATTGAAATTCAAAAGTTATTAACACCAATTATAGTAAAATTAACAAAAGAAGAGATGGTTATTTATGAAGAAATAAAAGAGAAAATTGAGAATTGTGGATTTTTGACCACCAGATGGAGTGAAGATGAAGTTGCAATACACGGGTATCCTACATTTTTAAAAAATCCTGAATTCTCTCTCAGA
The nucleotide sequence above comes from bacterium. Encoded proteins:
- the mutL gene encoding DNA mismatch repair endonuclease MutL, translating into MGKINVLPEKVISKIAAGEVVERPSSVLKELLENSIDAKSSKIFVEIEKAGEKLIKVVDNGVGIDQEDIGYVFSRYATSKIKDEKDLEKILSLGFRGEALYSIGVVSDVILRSRSKGDEIGTEIHIRGGKELSRKKVGMSEGTIVEVRELFFNTPVRKKFLKSDTTELRQILNVFLPYAILFYNVEFKLIHNKREIFYLPTTSDLKERVKSATGINSDELILIEKKFDNFSVNFLLGNINIQRPRRDLQFLYVNKRPVYNFNILNSINRVYRAILPPDVYPAFFIMIEIDPEMVDVNIHPTKREIKIKNENEIIKLIGEEIYYTLVEKGKGKKVERKSVYIERKEEGIEPQPIKERGIFDFKTEDREETKEKDNLKNKLKDITFIGVLKNKYIFFQGEETLFVFDQHAVHERINYEKFLAQIKSKNIEIQKLLTPIIVKLTKEEMVIYEEIKEKIENCGFLTTRWSEDEVAIHGYPTFLKNPEFSLRTIFTDIVSPQGPSAKIIDEEKIARSACRSSIMAGDKISEGECLSLIKQLLKCENPFVCPHGRPTVIEFPISFFDRQFLR